A genomic region of Solanum dulcamara chromosome 2, daSolDulc1.2, whole genome shotgun sequence contains the following coding sequences:
- the LOC129881053 gene encoding putative WEB family protein At1g65010, chloroplastic — protein sequence MKKFFFFRTSSNDANNNPSPPSKEKSSNSIDKSQSRKEVSSPSLRRSLSLSSGSFYDSGSGKKNFRDPSRSPFHNKKVHPKKSGRDSCRGRTRTPERQYPENFFQTRDIENGYLVRKHSSGASFSTHHYDPSESSSHCSSNVSSKVLDRYIDGEQEMEKRASANLYPTEDDLEIGYACRQLPPRVHLTAPGSPLPDVRKQRPISQSFRETKPSKLCFTSGELGDTGFEHESPRKLAKKVVERLSQSRSMAKLSSEDFDSDGPITIEDIYSGNLSRCPSVCSDGVPRKSCSADDSNGRTYEYHHEEIPGLGEKNYLGMEDDSDLVLLRKLKEAEERAVLLSEELEEGKFLHGRGLSVSVLIQTIRSLTEEKVQMAFEVSSMLGDQVAERASAKEEARLLQEELDSRTRRLETEKNELQSALEKELDRRSSEWSLKLEKYQIEEHRLRERVRELAEQNVSLQREVSSFNEKEVDSRSKISFSENQLEDLSKRIEEVSEENQNLRLQLSQLQEEYRVAQDDREYVRENHQEKVKECEDLHRSIARLQRTCNEQEKTIDGLRGFCEDVGKKCPANYDNQLEKLQVEQIRLVGVERALRKEVDSFWIQIDSLRHENISLLNRLRGNGKEGGFSTFKLDQELCSRVCCLQNQGLNLLRESSQLCGKLLEYTKENVRQNGGIDGQFLIECNVKIQGLKRGIETLTSSLQTVSSVMNEKSFPVSSDSQSSSRGDAFHQQNSQKPYETKQSELISETLLTTVLREKLYSKEMDIEQLQADLATAVRGNDILKCEVQNALDTLSCAKHKLKDLELQMIKKEENINQLQNDLQECMKELSLVKGILPKVSQERDFMWEEVKNYSEKNMLLNSEVNTLKKKVETLDEDILMKEGQITILKDSLGKPFDLLASPDSTREFLVK from the exons ATGAAGAAGTTCTTCTTTTTTCGAACATCATCTAATGATGCAAACAACAACCCTTCACCACCATCAAAGGAGAAGTCATCTAACAGTATTGACAAATCACAAAGCAGAAAGGAAGTTTCTTCTCCAAGTCTTAGAAGGAGTCTTTCATTGTCCTCTGGATCCTTTTACGACAGTGGGTCAGGAAAAAAGAATTTCAGGGATCCGAGCAGATCTCCATTTCACAATAAGAAAGTTCATCCTAAGAAATCTGGTCGTGATTCATGCCG TGGTCGTACACGTACTCCTGAGAGGCAATACCCAGAGAATTTCTTTCAGACACGTGATATAGAAAATGGTTATTTGGTAAGGAAGCACAGTTCTGGTGCGTCTTTCAGTACACATCACTATGATCCATCAGAGAGCTCTTCTCATTGCTCCAGTAATGTCTCTAGTAAAGTTTTAGATCGGTATATAGATGGGGAGCAAGAGATGGAAAAGAGGGCCTCAGCTAACCTCTATCCAACGGAAGATGATCTTGAGATTGGGTATGCCTGCAGACAACTGCCTCCAAGGGTTCACCTTACTGCTCCTGGTTCGCCACTACCTGATGTCAGGAAGCAGAGACCAATATCTCAATCTTTTAGAGAAACAAAACCATCTAAACTTTGTTTTACATCTGGAGAGTTGGGTGATACAGGTTTTGAGCATGAATCTCCGCGAAAACTTGCAAAGAAGGTGGTTGAGAGGCTCTCGCAGTCTCGATCAATGGCGAAACTAAGTTCAGAAGATTTTGATTCCGATGGTCCAATTACTATTGAAGATATCTACAGTGGAAATTTAAGTAGATGTCCAAGTGTATGTTCTGATGGTGTTCCCCGGAAGAGCTGTTCAGCAGATGATTCTAATGGTAGGACCTATGAATATCACCATGAAGAGATTCCAGGCCTTGGTGAGAAAAACTATTTGGGAATGGAAGACGATTCAGATTTGGTATTATTGAGAAAACTTAAGGAAGCTGAGGAGCGTGCTGTGTTGCTCTCAGAAGAGCTTGAAGAGGGAAAATTTCTTCATGGCAGAGGCCTTAGTGTTTCAGTGTTGATTCAGACTATTAGAAGCTTGACAGAGGAGAAGGTACAAATGGCTTTTGAAGTTTCAAGCATGCTAGGGGATCAAGTTGCTGAAAGGGCTTCTGCTAAGGAAGAAGCCAGACTATTACAGGAAGAACTAGATTCACGGACACGAAGATTGGAGACGGAGAAGAATGAGTTACAATCAGCACTGGAGAAGGAGTTGGATAGAAGATCCAGCGAGTGGTCTCTAAAACTTGAGAAATACCAAATTGAAGAACATAGACTCCGTGAAAGGGTGAGGGAGCTTGCAGAGCAGAATGTCTCTCTACAAAGGGAAGTCTCTTCATTTAATGAGAAGGAAGTAGATAGTAGAAGCAAGATATCATTTTCAGAGAATCAACTTGAAGATTTGTCTAAGAGAATAGAGGAAGTGTCAGAGGAGAATCAAAATCTAAGGCTGCAGCTTTCTCAGTTGCAAGAGGAATATCGAGTAGCTCAAGACGATCGAGAGTATGTTCGGGAAAACCACCAGGAAAAGGTTAAAGAATGCGAGGACCTGCACAGATCTATTGCTAGATTGCAACGGACTTGCAATGAACAAGAGAAGACAATTGATGGTCTGCGAGGATTTTGTGAGGATGTTGGCAAGAAGTGTCCAGCAAACTATGACAATCAGTTGGAGAAGTTGCAAGTAGAGCAAATAAGATTGGTAGGTGTGGAGCGGGCTCTAAGGAAGGAGGTGGATTCTTTTTGGATCCAAATTGATTCTCTACGACATGAAAATATTAGCTTGTTGAATCGTTTAAGAGGAAATGGAAAGGAGGGTGGGTTCTCAACTTTTAAGCTAGATCAGGAATTATGCAGTCGTGTTTGCTGCTTGCAAAATCAGGGGCTCAATTTGCTTAGGGAGAGCAGCCAGCTTTGTGGAAAGCTATTAGAGTACACAAAAGAAAATGTCAGACAAAATGGGGGAATAGATGGTCAATTCTTAATTGAATGCAATGTAAAGATCCAGGGGCTTAAGAGGGGAATTGAAACTCTGACAAGCAGTTTGCAGACAGTGTCATCTGTGATGAATGAGAAATCCTTCCCAGTAAGTTCAGATTCTCAGTCATCTAGCAGGGGTGATGCATTTCACCAGCAAAACAGTCAGAAACCATAT GAAACTAAGCAATCAGAGCTTATATCGGAGACTTTGCTGACAACTGTGTTAAGGGAGAAGCTTTATTCCAAGGAGATGGATATAGAGCAACTTCAGGCTGATCTGGCGACAGCAGTTAGAGGTAACGATATCCTCAAATGTGAAGTGCAAAATGCGCTGGACACTCTTTCTTGTGCCAAACACAAGTTGAAAGATCTCGAGCTTCAG ATgataaaaaaggaagaaaatatcAACCAGCTCCAGAATGATTTGCAAGAATGCATGAAGGAACTTAGCCTCGTGAAGGGGATACTACCAAAAGTATCTCAGGAAAGAGATTTCATGTGGGAGGAAGTTAAGAACTACAGTGAGAAGAACATGTTGTTGAACTCTGAGGTCAACACGTTGAAAAAGAAGGTAGAGACGCTCGATGAAGACATACTTATGAAGGAAGGTCAAATCACAATCTTGAAGGACAGCTTAGGCAAACCTTTCGATCTTCTTGCAAGTCCTGATTCTACTAGAGAATTTCTGGTGAAGTGA
- the LOC129881056 gene encoding deaminated glutathione amidase, chloroplastic/cytosolic yields the protein MNFCLNTQLSSTRSFPYKFAVVSASTGAGKSISMANSVRIAAVQMTSVNNLAVNFATCSRLVKEAASAGAKLLCFPENFSFVGDLQGESLKIAEPLDGPIMKGYCSLARESNIWLSLGGFQEKGSDDAHLRNTHVLIDDNGNIRSTYSKMHLFDVDVPGGAVYKESSFTEAGKDIVVVDSPFGRLGVTVCYDLRFPELYQQLRFNHEAQVLLVPAAFTTVTGQAHWEILLRARAIETQCYVIAAAQAGKHNEKRESYGDTLIIDPWGTIVGRLSDRSSTGITVADIDFSLIDLVRAKMPVSKHRKPAEFWNRHV from the exons ATGAATTTCTGTCTCAACACACAATTGAGCAGCACAAGAAGCTTCCCTTACAAGTTCGCCGTGGTTTCTGCTTCCACCGGCGCCGGAAAATCCATATCCATGGCCAACTCCGTCAGAATCGCCGCCGTTCAGATGACGTCCGTTAATAACCTCGCCGTTAACTTCGCTACTTGCTCTCGCCTCGTTAAG GAAGCAGCTTCAGCGGGGGCAAAATTGCTATGTTTTCCtgaaaatttttcttttgtgggAGACCTACAGGGAGAGAGTCTTAAAATTGCTGAGCCCCTAGATGGACCTATTATGAAAGGCTACTGCTCTCTTGCAAG GGAATCAAATATTTGGTTGTCGCTAGGAGGATTCCAAGAAAAAGGGAGTGATGATGCACACTTGCGCAACACTCATGTTCTCATTGATGATAATGGAAATATTAGGAGCACGTACAGTAAGATGCATCT ATTTGACGTGGATGTTCCTGGAGGTGCAGTTTATAAAGAGAGCAGTTTCACTGAAGCTG GAAAGGATATTGTTGTGGTGGACAGCCCCTTCGGTCGTTTAGGTGTCACCGTTTGTTACGATTTAAGATTCCCTGAGTTGTATCAACAATTGAGGTTCAATCATGAGGCACAG GTTTTGTTAGTGCCTGCCGCTTTCACAACGGTAACTGGTCAGGCACATTGGGAGATTCTTCTTCGCGCTCGTGCAATTGAAACACAGTGTTAT GTCATAGCTGCTGCTCAAGCAGGGAAGCATAATGAAAAGAGGGAAAGTTATGGAGATACCTTAATAATTGATCCATGGGGAACAATAGTAGGTCGGTTGTCAG ATCGGTCGTCTACAGGTATTACTGTTGCAGATATTGACTTCTCATTAATAGATTTAGTCCGAGCAAAGATGCCAGTGTCTAAG cACCGCAAGCCTGCTGAGTTTTGGAATCGGCATGTATGA
- the LOC129881055 gene encoding peroxisome biogenesis protein 12 gives MLFQVGGQGTRPTFFEMAAAQQLPSSLRAALTYSLGVLALRRPFIHKILDYEDECFALLTLVLETHSLRTTDGSFAESLYGLRRRAVKIKVKGDNKGPDAREEINHTGLEKRQKVLSVVFLVILPYLRSKLHSIYNKEREAALQASLWGTEDERFGDADYFDGGGNSIVSTSSSDTEESVRDRLRKKIRKIVAACYPWIHAGNEGLSFAYQLLYLLDATGFYSLGLHALGIHVCRATGQELMDTSSRISKIRSRERERLRGPPWLKAVQSALLSCAYGVLDYAQTGLIAAVFFFKMMEWWYQSAEERMSAPTVYPPPPPPPPPKVAKEGIPLPTDRTLCPLCSQKRANPSVVAVSGLVFCYSCIFRYVSQYNRCPVTLMPATVDHIRRLFHDV, from the exons ATGTTGTTTCAAGTAGGAGGACAAGGGACTCGTCCTACTTTCTTTGAAATGGCTGCTGCACAACAGTTACCTTCTAGTCTTAGAGCTGCTTTAACTTATTCCCTTGGT GTTTTAGCATTAAGAAGACCTTTCATCCACAAAATTCTAGATTATGAGGATGAGTGCTTCGCTTTGCTTACACTAGTTCTTGAAACACATAGCTTACGAACTACAG ATGGGTCTTTTGCTGAGTCTTTATATGGCCTGCGAAGAAGGGCAGTTAAGATAAAAGTTAAGGGTGATAACAAAGGTCCAGATGCCAGAGAAGAAATTAATCACACTGGGTTGGAGAAGCGCCAAAAAGTTCTTTCAGTTGTGTTTCTG GTTATATTGCCGTATCTCAGATCAAAATTGCATTCAATCTACAATAAAGAAAGAGAGGCTGCTCTTCAAGCTAGTTTATGGGGCACTGAGGATGAGAGATTTGGTGACGCTGACTATTTTGATGGAGGTGGAAACTCCATAGTTTCAACGAGCAGTTCAGATACAGAAGAATCAGTTAGAGATCgtttgagaaagaaaattcGAAAGATCGTAGCTGCTTGCTACCCATGGATACATGCTGGAAATGAAG GTTTATCATTTGCTTACCAGCTACTGTATTTGCTGGATGCTACTGGATTTTACTCTCTAGGACTACATGCTCTTGGTATTCATGTTTGTCGGGCTACAGGACAGGAGCTG ATGGATACTTCTTCTAGGATTTCTAAAATAAGAAGCCGTGAACGAGAGAGACTTCGTGGCCCCCCTTGGCTAAAG GCAGTACAAAGTGCTTTACTAAGTTGTGCATATGGAGTTCTTGACTATGCTCAAACTGGCCTAATTGCGGCAGTGTTTTTCTTTAAA ATGATGGAATGGTGGTACCAGTCAGCAGAAGAAAGGATGTCAGCTCCTACTGTTTATCCACCCCCACCTCCTCCTCCACCTCCAAAG GTTGCGAAAGAGGGAATTCCACTACCTACAGACAGAACACTGTGTCCTTTGTGCTCACAAAAGCGTGCAAATCCCTCAGTTGTGGCAGTTTCAGGATTAGTCTTCTGCTATTCCTGCATTTTCCGATATGTCTCTCAG TATAATCGCTGCCCTGTGACATTAATGCCTGCAACTGTGGATCATATCAGAAGACTATTTCATGatgtttaa